The Castanea sativa cultivar Marrone di Chiusa Pesio chromosome 11, ASM4071231v1 genome contains a region encoding:
- the LOC142615939 gene encoding uncharacterized protein LOC142615939, translated as MHLQGVPNEIMCKVFPTTLKGPARVWFSKIPPSTVSSFEELSKLFVNSFIKGQRHKHSLSSLLTIEQGDNESLQSFITRFIREALTVDEMDDKLLLATFHNGVNSDLFIHKLYEQEPQTMAELVHSAQSFMNTEDVIIAKKIKKA; from the coding sequence atgcaccttcaaggggttccGAACGAGATAATGTGTAAGGTCTTCCCAACCACCCTTAAGGGACCAGCACGAGTGTGGTTTAGTAAGATACCTCCAAGTACTGTTAGTTCCTTCGAAGAGCtgagtaagttgttcgtcaataGCTTCATTAAAGGTCAAAGGCATAAGCATTCCTTATCCAGCCTATTGACTATAGAGCAGGGAGATAATGAAAGTTTGCAGTCCTTCATCACCCGCTTCATCAGGGAAGCTTTGACTGTGGATGAGATGGATGATAAGCTGCTTTTGGCAACCTTCCACAATGGAGTCAATTCAGATCTATTCATCCACAAGCTCTATGAACAAGAACCACAGACCATGGCTGAACTCGTCCACTCAGCCCAAAGCTTTATGAATACGGAAGATGTGATCATTGCCAAGAAGATAAAGAAAGCGTAA